The DNA window ACGTCAGAGCCAGTCCAGAAATGGTTCCTACCAGCCAGCGCTGCTTGGTGCTGACCCTATCCACCAAAGGGGCCCAGAGCACCTTCAGAACCCAGGGGAAGTAGAGGATCTTGGTGAAGCCAATACGGGTGAGGGACTGGCCGGCTCCACGCAGGTAGACCGGAAGCAGGGACGACTGGAGCCCATAAGGGATTCCCTGGACAAAGTACAACAGGCCCAAGAAAACTAGTTTGTCGTTCATGGTCCAAGTGTAGAATTGACACCCTCCGACTGGAAAATGCACAGCAGTGGCCCATTGGTCAGGACATTTCCTCTCAATGAGAACTTACTGATTGGAACCAGTGCTGAGCCAGTCCTGGGGGAAAGTACAGAGTTTCAAGTTAGAACCAGTCCGTGACATTGACTTCATCATATGAGAGAACCCAAGGGTGGACGAAAGCCCTTCCTATGCAGCGCTGAGCCTTTATCAGCCTCTAACGTTGTCACATGCATTAAGCTGATAGGTGATCACATTGCAGGTGTTTCCATCCCTTCACTGCTTAAATGTTGCTGTGACTCGTTGACCTTTAGCCGTTAGGCTTCCTTTAAGTAGCTACCCTGATGATGTCGCTAACCTGTTCTCATTTGATCTTACACAACTCCCAGCTTTAAAATACGTTTACATCGTGTGACGGCCTGATATGATTTGTCTTTATTATGAGGAAAATAGTTACCTATCGGTTAGATTCACGCCACTGTGGATGTTTGTTAGGGTTGTTAGCAATCCGTGAGATGCTCCGCTGGTGTGCGGTCGCTCCCAAGATCGTATAATGAAGGACAGACGCCTCACTACAACCTGCTCTCGGGCGCGACGCTACGCGTCCCCGGGTCAGTTTCTATTTAAGTTCCATCTCCTAAAATTATCTCACTGGAAATGGTAATGACTAAAAACAGAACTTATCAAATACTCACAGATAGGTCTGTAACAGAGCAACACGCTATTTTCAtcgattaaaataaaagaaactgtttttaaaaatacgTTTATAAAACAAAAGCTTGGagatttttgaaagaaaaaaagcaccCATTTTCAAAGTTTTGAACAATCTTCTTCGGAATTGCTGAAAAATTGGATCAGATTTCCTTCCGATGCCCCTCATGATTTTTCCCTGATATTATGAGGGGTTATCCTGTAGCGCCCTCTAGCGGTAGAATACGGTCATGACAGGTGAATGACGGATCCAGCAGCTCGGGTTGgtttagaaacacacacacacacacacagacacacacacatttgaaagaCTTTATGAAAAACAAAGTACAAGAAGACAGCTAGTTGAAGTTGTTAGTTCAGCTCTTCTAACCAATTCATTGTTTTATCCGATGGGAAAATAGTTTTGAAATTTGTACCTAAATTTCAAATAAACATCACTAATTTAGTTTTCAAATTATTTACAAAACTTATTTCACTTTTACAAAAAATTATAGCCAGATGGCCAAATTGCATTACACAAATTAACACTGTCCTTCACTGTGTTTTAGGTCCACTAATTTTACTATTTTGATAGTTTTTAGTATCTTGAATGACCTATTTTCATGTACTTGTTTTACGTTACTATTTTTTCACCTGTTTGTGGACCATTGAAAACTAGTTGCTGTGTTAGAACTGGCTTAATTGCATcattgtttattattattacttataGTCTTTAAAGTTTAGTATTGTCCTTGCAAAATGATTAGAAATAGCAAAACAAAGTGTTTTAGTAAATGTAGTTCTtttgatattaaaataaatgtccaAACAAGATTCAAATTCAATTCTACTGAACAGAAAATGTTGACAATGTATATGTTGTATTTAAGGGAAAAGGATAACAACCGAACCCTCATCATAACTACCAATTAGTAGAACCAGCCAACACACAACAATTGTCTTAGTCTGCGTTCACCGTCAGACTGAGTGATGTGCACCAACTTGTACCGGATCACCAAATGACCCACGGCCCGGTACCGGGGGTTGGGGATCACTGTTGTACTGGATCACCAAATGACCCACGGCCCGGTACCGGGGGTTGGGGATCACTGTTGTACTGGATCACCAAATGACCCACGGCCCAGTACCAGGCCGCGGCCCGGGGGTTGGGGATCACTGTTGTACTGGATCACCAAATGATCTCCTGGTGGATCGAAGATCCGCTGCTTCTGCTCAGTTGGGTCATTTCCTGTCCCGCTCTTGGGCTTCCATAACAAACTGGGCAATTCCGTGTAACCAAGATGGAGGATGAGATCTGGTCCTTTGGTAGAATGAACGAATCATTTGAAATCCactgtatttatttctttagaACCTCACGGTATTGCCCAGTGACTGTCCCACCATCAGTGTCTTCTCCCAACATCACAAACAAATATTAATTCAATAATATAGCTCTAAATGTTTGCAACCTCATACGTGTAGGCATTTTCTAATTAGAAAGGTCTAAGTCGTGACTGTCTGACGTGTGCATAGCTGTAGCTACGAGAGCATCTATGTCCTGAATGGCCTTCGACGTCCTTTGCAGAACAGCAGTGACGTCATTCTCATCCACAGTTTGAGCCGGCGCCTCCTCTCCAGAGCACTTTTCCTTGGGAATCCCCCTCCCTGGGAGGTAGGAATGGTCCAGCAGGACTGGACACTGGGTATTaaagagcaaacacacaatGTCTTCATCAGCTTTGCCCTCCTCGGATTCTAAATGCATCAAGAACAATCATCTTCATGCTTCAGGATACAGTTGAAGTGCTTTATCTTCTCCAGTTCTGCAGCTACAATCCCAGACCTGAAATGaccaaaaaagaaacacatgatCTCACTATGTTTCCATTTCCCATGCTGATGGAAATAGAATAGATTCTTTTTTGGAGCTAAAACTTGGAGGTGACGACAACAAACCATTTAATACAATCAGTGGATTACCGGATCAAagcatacatgcatacatacatgcatgcatacatacatgcatacactgtgtatatatatacacatacatatatatatacatatgtacatacatatatgtgtgtgtgtgtgtgtatatatatatacatacatatatataaatatacacatatatatacacacgcacacacatatatacacacatactgtatatatacacacacacacctacagtatatacacacacgtgtatatagacacacaaacacacacatatacagtatatactgtatatataaacaAACCATTTCAATTTGTTTTTGATTTCAGTTTATTTTGGAAATATCCATCAAGAGATTTccctttttcattcttttaagcTTCTGATAACTCAGTAATACTTTAGATGTAATGAATTCAATCCGTATTCTTTCTGTAGGTTTTACCAGAGCATTGCTGTTTAAAagataatgtaaataaatgctATAAAATAGAACTCACATATTTTCTCCTGTGTGCGTGACATTCGCATGCTGCTCAGCTGATACTGGAAAGGGACCACATTCTTCATTTCTTGCTGTTTTCCATAACTGTCAAACATGACAAAGACTGAGtaatagaaacttggggaacacatgaatgtagttatagaaacttggggaaatgatgaatgtagttatagaaacttggggaacatatgaatgtagttatagaaacttggggaacacatgaATGTAGtaatagaaacttggggaacacatgaatgtcgttatagaaacttggggaacacatgaatgtcgttatagaaacttggggaacacatgaatgtcgttatagaaacttggggaacacatgaatgtcgttatagaaacttggggaacacatggatgtagttatagaaacttggggaacataTGAATGcagttatagaaacttggggaacctatggatgtagttatagaaacttggggaacacatgaatgtagttatagaaacttggggaacctatggatgtagttatagaaacttggggaacacatgaatgtagttatagaaacttggggaacataTGAATGcagttatagaaacttggggaacctatggatgtagttatagaaacttggggaacacatgaatgtagttatagaaacttggggaacctatggatgtagttatagaaacttggggaacataTGAATGCAGTTATAGAAACTTTGGGAAATGAtgaatgtagttatagaaacttggggaacatatgaatgtagttatagaaacttggggaaatGATGAATgtcgttatagaaacttggggaacacatggatgcagttatagaaacttggggaacacatggatgtagttatagaaacttggggaacacatggatgtagttatagaaacttggggaacacaggAATgtcgttatagaaacttggggaacacatggatgtagttatagaaacttggggaacacatggatgtagttatagaaacttggggaacacatggatgtagttatagaaacttggggaacacatggatgtagttatagaaacttggggaacacatggatgtagttatagaaacttggggaacacatgaatgtagttatagaaacttggggaacacatggatgtagttatagaaacttggggaacacaggAATgtcgttatagaaacttggggaacacatggatgtagttatagaaacttggggaacacaggAATgtcgttatagaaacttggggaacatatgaatgtagttatagaaacttggggaacacaggaatgtagttatagaaacttggggaacacaggaatgtagttatagaaacttggggaacacatgaatgtagttatagaaacttggggaaatgatgaatgtagttatagaaactcGGGGAACAGAtgaatgtagttatagaaacttggggaacacatggatgtagttatagaaacttggggaacacaggAATgtcgttatagaaacttggggaacacatggatgtagttatagaaacttggggaacacatgaatgtcgttatagaaacttggggaacacatgaatgtcgttatagaaacttggggaacagaTGAATgtcgttatagaaacttggggaacacatggatgtagttatagaaacttggggaacacaggAATgtcgttatagaaacttggggaacatatgaatgtagttatagaaacttggggaacacaggaatgtagttatagaaacttggggaacacaggaatgtagttatagaaacttggggaacacatgaatgtagttatagaaacttggggaaatgatgaatgtagttatagaaactcGGGGAACAGAtgaatgtagttatagaaacttggggaacacatggatgtagttatagaaacttggggaacacaggAATgtcgttatagaaacttggggaacacatggatgtagttatagaaacttggggaacacatgaatgtcgttatagaaacttggggaacacatgaatgtcgttatagaaacttggggaacagaTGAATgtcgttatagaaacttggggaacacatggatgtagttatagaaacttggggaacacaggAATgtcgttatagaaacttggggaacacatgaatgtcgttatagaaacttggggaacacattAATGTGACAACATGACAGCGGTAATATTAGAGGAAAGTACTTATGTGACTACCTGCAAGCAGCTGGGTGTGGCTGGAAACTGCAGCATTTGCTTGGCTTTGGTGTAGCTGCTCAGGATCCTATGAAGAACAGAGtcatgtgatggtgatgatgaagttGGAAAATGCAGCAGGTCGTGAGGGAACTTACCTGGTTGCACGATTGACAACAGAGCGCACAGAGTAAGGCTGTCCAGGGAGATCAGGGGGAAGGTTGTTCACATGGTATATTACCTCTTTCACCTGTGTACCATAGTATGAGTGACTTGCTCTTGGTCAACAGTGCATATGATCTATTgatctgtctttatttattgattttgaGAAGACTTGCATGGGAACATAAAAACCTTTCGCTTCCCTGAATGGCAGTCAGGCTTGTGATGGGTAAAGTAGGTGTTGAGGATACTGTTAGAACGCATGACCGAACCATCTCCCAGGGAAACCTCTATGACAGGGACAACTCCACTCAGTACCCTGAAGGAGGACACAGTAGGGTAAAAATAAAGTCACATCAGCTCTTGACATGCTGCAGCGATGGCTTCTGAAATAAGAAAAGTTCAAATTTGTCTAAAATTATTTCACTCACTTTTTGGAATAAATGCAATTAATGTTAAAACTAACCTGTGCACCGAGGAGGCACACAGaactatttaaatgtttaaataaatgaccCAACATGTCTCCCCGTTACTGCCTCCTAGGCCTCTCTGCGTCCACTGGACATGTTTGGGGttttcttgaagatgtttcgccttcacTCTAGAAGTCTTTCTGAGTTCTAAACTCGCTGAGGGCAGAGCTTGAAAATTCAgtccattagcatgctaatgatctgggtggtcagcTGAGGGTCATCGGTAGGGTCGTCCACCTAGTtccagttgaggtgtctcccctttgtctgctggctcacatggtgatgagtcactgggtctcctggaatggtgtgaatgtttggtttgttggtggaaggagtggaggactgcgtTGTACGTGGgcgacaggaagtgcctcaggccaccccctctgtttaaggatagtttttccagtttgacatggatgcttccttgacccccctctcaaaccagcggtcttctctggccagtatccttacttggctgtcctggaaggagtgaccgctctcctttaggtgtaggtggactgctgagtcctgactaTAGAGCCCCAGAAATCTCGATACTCACCTGTAGGTAATGCCATGGCACCACATGACTTTCACCAGCTCTCCCTGAAGCTCTCGATGCTCATTTTTTAGAAGTGGGTCTGCAAACCTCCCCCTTGAAAATACAGGTAAGACACCTGTGTTAACAACAAGGTTAAACAATACTCTGTGAATGACTGGTTTTAGACATGTCCATCACCACCTGTGCCATTGTGGTGATGGACATGTGAGAGGCAGCGCCTGAGGAAGATGAGAGCGCCTTTCCTCAACGGTCAGTTGGGTCAAAAAACTCTGTTCCTCTGTTCTGACATCATCAGGCTGGGAAAGAGTCATGAGGAGATGCTGAGCTAAAGAGAGAGGATAGCGCCAGTGGGGGGCAACAGCACGGCATGAAAAATGCTGGACCACCGTGGTGGATTGGTACGCTGCCTCTGGctggaaagggaaaaaaagtcaaGTGCAATAATGACGTAAATGTACTCAATGATGTTGCATTGGCAGCTCATTTAATAATACATCTTAATAAAATACTGATATCACAGGAAATAACACCAACCAATTCTTTATTCTGATCATTCTTTACTGATAACTTAAATTAATCAAAATGAACCTATAGAAAATGTTCCAGACTTTCTTCCAACAGCTACTGGGAATTTCAAGAACGATACTTCAGCAGCACCGCACTACCTCGTAAGGAATCAGATCACAATTAGACAAAAAGGAATTTTAGGAGTCGTACCTTTGGTTGCACATTGCTGGTCGCCAAGCTCAATAACttaatgtttctgtttctctccaGGTGTCCATCATTGGTGCcatgtgcagcagcagtagctctCCCACACATCAGGGCATTTACTGGCTTCTTCTCAGGTTCTGTGCTGCCATCCTGTGTGCTATGGTTCTGGTTGTGGCTGCCACTCAGACAGCACGTGTACTGGACAGAAAATTCTTGTCCTGATGGGCCCAGAATGAACACTGCTCGTCCTTCTTCCGACCTGATGATGAGTTCACCGCAACTTCCAAGCTCGCCAATGCAGGAACACAATTCAGGCCACTTCATATCTAAGTCGAGACTGAAAAAAGGCTGTGGAACGGTGAGCAGGGACATTAAAATCCCAGCTGGAATACAGTTTGAGAAGATGCGTGCCTACCTTTTTGTGGTCAACAGGAATGAGCTCATCAGGCAGATATGGTTGACTTGCATATGTATTCCTAAATGTCAGTGCACCAACTATCATTTCCTACCAAACACATTGAGCGTATCAACATACCGAACACAGACAGCAATGTCCACATTTTTATCAGCGCAAAGTATAGTATAGTGAGTATTTTAAACCATGTAGAGTGCCAATAACACATTAGTATAGGGTTAcctgaaaacacatttcactATCTAAATAATATGAGTACTGTTTCGGTACTATTTAGAATCCACTTTAAAGCAAGAGTCttgcttctgttttctctgaGTAAAAACCTTATAAGTGCTGATCGTGAATCGGGTCCTTTGTCGCACCCTGTCCCCAGTCAGCGGAGAGTCCCCGGAAGGTTTAACCAGGATGAATTCACTACCACACGGTGATAGCTGTAAATGGACATCGTTTTTGTAACGGACTTCCACAGACTCGTCTTCATACATGATCATCAAGCTGGTATTTCCGTTGCATTCCATCATTAAACAACTAATACACAATAATTATTACAACTGGGGACTTTATCACCCAGCTGATGCAAAGCTTGAAAATCAAACTTGGTGCGCTGCGTCGCTTAACGCACACGTCATCAACTGGGGACgcgtgtagatgtgtgtgtgctccacacGTTCGCCGATAGGTGGCAGTAATGGAACTTTAAGATGCCCGATGAGCAACGAAGAAGCGGAGCAGCGACTCGAGATCGTCTGTGCTCGTCAGATGTGTCGGTGCTGGAGGGAATAAAGTGAGACTTTGCAATGGGAAAACCTTCCAAACCTTCTCTGTGCACCAGCTGCAAGCTGCAATGAAGGTGTGCTTTATGTGATATTCCACCCGGTCCGATTAATGTGCGTTTCCACGAGTGTCAGCAGCGACGTTAGCCGATGTTTCCCTATTGGCAACGAACGCCGAGAAGCGCATCATCGACTTATTAAGATCGAGACCACACAGTAATATAAAAAGACCTTTTGGGCTTCATTAGATTGctttaaaacatttcaaatgggACATATTTAACTTATAGTTCTTTCGGCGATAGCGTGTTTTGATAGTTCTAGCTACTTTCTCGTGTCTGCACTTTAGTTTTTATTGTGCAGTCATACTTCCATTGTGCTTAGTTCAACTATGCACTATATAGATCTACCATATATAACTATATGAAGCTGTTTTTGTGGACTCGTTCATCCGTCAGTTCATCACTTAGTATGAGTGACAGTGGTTTGGCTGTCAGACAGGGGCCTCGTCCATGTGGGCTTCATGCTGCGCTTTGATGAGTGAAGTCATGGGCACAGGGGCCGTCCGGGGCCCGCAGCCAGCGTTTGGGGCCGCAGCGGGGCTCTTCAGGTTCGCCCCCGGGGCGGGCTACTCCACCTACCCGCCAGCCGGGTCGGGGGGCAGCGTGCTGGTGTGCAAGGCCTGTGGTCAGCTGTTCTCAGTCTTCAGGCGGAAGGTAGGTGAAGATTTGGTGGATTCATCTTTCATGGAATTTCAAGCATTTTGCATAAAGTGGGACTGGGATGAGGATGACAGTTTTATTTCTTCAAAGGCTTCAGTGATCTAATGTAATCTGTTTATTCCCTCGTAGATGACAAGGATCATGATCTTTCCTTTAACCCTCGAACGCTAACATTCCAGCAAGCCTAGTGCCACCAAATacataccgtaatttctggactacagagcgcacccgattaaaagccgcataatctaattttagaaacaaaatcaattttgtacttatacaagccgcaccggattataAGCCGCAGGTCCCACGTAGTAATACGAAAAATTAGatggaaaacattcagtaccggtggatgtttttattaccgtaagagacgagtcactgacgagcgacagacaggtcagaaacaacagccactctttcacttgtgtgtttatccagagaccttaaatccaattttcatcacgtcaggatttttgaacttttcttttaatttaatcattttagcaacataaacaaatatctTCTACCTGTCAATGCTTTTTCCAAACGTGTCTGTAACACAGCTACCGTGAAATATACGTTtgatcagctacacacaaattacccTGTTTATGCTTTTATACtccaacaatgaacaatctaaactCCCTGATGGCCTCTGTGTgctgacccagtcttccagaaccttctcaagctcGTTGACCCAGTCTgccagaaccttctcaagctcGTTGACCCAGTCTgccagaa is part of the Takifugu rubripes chromosome 21, fTakRub1.2, whole genome shotgun sequence genome and encodes:
- the c21h5orf34 gene encoding uncharacterized protein C5orf34 homolog isoform X3, giving the protein MMECNGNTSLMIMYEDESVEVRYKNDVHLQLSPCGSEFILVKPSGDSPLTGDRVRQRTRFTISTYKEMIVGALTFRNTYASQPYLPDELIPVDHKKPFFSLDLDMKWPELCSCIGELGSCGELIIRSEEGRAVFILGPSGQEFSVQYTCCLSGSHNQNHSTQDGSTEPEKKPVNALMCGRATAAAHGTNDGHLERNRNIKLLSLATSNVQPKPEAAYQSTTVVQHFSCRAVAPHWRYPLSLAQHLLMTLSQPDDVRTEEQSFLTQLTVEERRSHLPQALPLTCPSPQWHRGRFADPLLKNEHRELQGELVKVMWCHGITYRVLSGVVPVIEVSLGDGSVMRSNSILNTYFTHHKPDCHSGKRKVKEVIYHVNNLPPDLPGQPYSVRSVVNRATRILSSYTKAKQMLQFPATPSCLQLWKTARNEECGPFPVSAEQHANVTHTGENMSGIVAAELEKIKHFNLSSPADVTAVLQRTSKAIQDIDALVATAMHTSDSHDLDLSN
- the c21h5orf34 gene encoding uncharacterized protein C5orf34 homolog isoform X2 — protein: MMECNGNTSLMIMYEDESVEVRYKNDVHLQLSPCGSEFILVKPSGDSPLTGDREMIVGALTFRNTYASQPYLPDELIPVDHKKPFFSLDLDMKWPELCSCIGELGSCGELIIRSEEGRAVFILGPSGQEFSVQYTCCLSGSHNQNHSTQDGSTEPEKKPVNALMCGRATAAAHGTNDGHLERNRNIKLLSLATSNVQPKPEAAYQSTTVVQHFSCRAVAPHWRYPLSLAQHLLMTLSQPDDVRTEEQSFLTQLTVEERRSHLPQALPLTCPSPQWHRGRFADPLLKNEHRELQGELVKVMWCHGITYRVLSGVVPVIEVSLGDGSVMRSNSILNTYFTHHKPDCHSGKRKVKEVIYHVNNLPPDLPGQPYSVRSVVNRATRILSSYTKAKQMLQFPATPSCLQLWKTARNEECGPFPVSAEQHANVTHTGENMSGIVAAELEKIKHFNFLLDHSYLPGRGIPKEKCSGEEAPAQTVDENDVTAVLQRTSKAIQDIDALVATAMHTSDSHDLDLSN
- the c21h5orf34 gene encoding uncharacterized protein C5orf34 homolog isoform X1; this translates as MMECNGNTSLMIMYEDESVEVRYKNDVHLQLSPCGSEFILVKPSGDSPLTGDRVRQRTRFTISTYKEMIVGALTFRNTYASQPYLPDELIPVDHKKPFFSLDLDMKWPELCSCIGELGSCGELIIRSEEGRAVFILGPSGQEFSVQYTCCLSGSHNQNHSTQDGSTEPEKKPVNALMCGRATAAAHGTNDGHLERNRNIKLLSLATSNVQPKPEAAYQSTTVVQHFSCRAVAPHWRYPLSLAQHLLMTLSQPDDVRTEEQSFLTQLTVEERRSHLPQALPLTCPSPQWHRGRFADPLLKNEHRELQGELVKVMWCHGITYRVLSGVVPVIEVSLGDGSVMRSNSILNTYFTHHKPDCHSGKRKVKEVIYHVNNLPPDLPGQPYSVRSVVNRATRILSSYTKAKQMLQFPATPSCLQLWKTARNEECGPFPVSAEQHANVTHTGENMSGIVAAELEKIKHFNFLLDHSYLPGRGIPKEKCSGEEAPAQTVDENDVTAVLQRTSKAIQDIDALVATAMHTSDSHDLDLSN
- the c21h5orf34 gene encoding uncharacterized protein C5orf34 homolog isoform X4 — translated: MMECNGNTSLMIMYEDESVEVRYKNDVHLQLSPCGSEFILVKPSGDSPLTGDRVRQRTRFTISTYKEMIVGALTFRNTYASQPYLPDELIPVDHKKPFFSLDLDMKWPELCSCIGELGSCGELIIRSEEGRAVFILGPSGQEFSVQYTCCLSGSHNQNHSTQDGSTEPEKKPVNALMCGRATAAAHGTNDGHLERNRNIKLLSLATSNVQPKPEAAYQSTTVVQHFSCRAVAPHWRYPLSLAQHLLMTLSQPDDVRTEEQSFLTQLTVEERRSHLPQALPLTCPSPQWHRGRFADPLLKNEHRELQGELVKVMWCHGITYRVLSGVVPVIEVSLGDGSVMRSNSILNTYFTHHKPDCHSGKRKVKEVIYHVNNLPPDLPGQPYSVRSVVNRATRILSSYTKAKQMLQFPATPSCLQLWKTARNEECGPFPVSAEQHANVTHTGENMSGIVAAELEKIKHFNFLLTSLLFCKGRRRPFRT